Proteins from a genomic interval of Anaerolineae bacterium:
- the lysS gene encoding lysine--tRNA ligase: protein MDDGISADRQLQLLSPDGQRLEKLRRLREEGIEPYPARVERTHTTSEALRALEEWEKDASEPAPRVAVAGRLMTERVMGGATFAHLADGAGRLQIYLRRDVLGRDAYEAFRQATDIGDFVAVQGEMFRTRTGEPTVNVRSAQLAAKSLHPLPDKWHGLTDVEARYRHRYVDLIVNDDTRRLFCLRAAIISALRQYLDAEGFLEVETPILQPIYGGAAARPFVTHHNQLDQDLFLRISFELYLKRLIVGGYERVYEIGRDFRNEGVSYKHNPEFTQIEFYEAYADYHDVMRRTETMIAHVAHTVLGTTRITYQGQEVDLAPPWIRRDLRQAIREETGINIEDHGDIESLHRAILDIGGRPEPKPTMGKLVDYLIEGYVEPRLIQPTFLMDYPVEISPLAKRVPGSEGWVERFEGFVAGMELCNAFTELNDPVEQYERFRAQRRDFEAGDEEAHQMDEDFLLALSYGMPPTGGFGMGIDRLVMLLTDRPSIREVLLFPHMRSLG from the coding sequence TGGAGCGTACCCACACCACCTCCGAGGCCCTGCGGGCTCTCGAGGAGTGGGAGAAGGACGCATCGGAGCCAGCACCCAGGGTGGCGGTCGCCGGCCGCCTCATGACCGAGCGGGTTATGGGCGGAGCCACCTTCGCCCACCTGGCTGATGGCGCCGGTAGGCTTCAGATATACCTTCGCCGCGACGTGCTCGGTCGGGACGCCTACGAAGCCTTCAGGCAGGCCACCGACATCGGCGACTTCGTGGCTGTCCAGGGAGAGATGTTTCGCACCCGCACGGGGGAGCCCACCGTCAACGTGCGATCGGCCCAGCTCGCCGCCAAGAGCCTTCATCCCCTTCCCGACAAGTGGCACGGGCTCACCGATGTGGAGGCGCGTTACCGACATCGGTACGTAGACCTCATAGTCAACGATGACACCCGCCGCCTCTTCTGCCTGCGGGCCGCTATCATCTCTGCCCTCCGGCAGTACCTAGATGCCGAAGGCTTCCTGGAGGTGGAGACTCCCATCCTGCAGCCCATCTACGGAGGCGCCGCCGCTCGCCCTTTCGTCACCCATCACAACCAGCTCGACCAGGACCTCTTCCTACGCATATCCTTCGAGCTCTACCTCAAGCGACTCATCGTGGGCGGGTACGAACGCGTGTACGAGATCGGGCGGGACTTCCGCAACGAGGGGGTCTCGTACAAGCACAACCCCGAGTTCACCCAGATCGAATTCTACGAGGCCTACGCCGACTACCACGATGTCATGCGCCGCACGGAGACGATGATCGCCCACGTCGCCCATACGGTCCTGGGAACCACCCGCATCACATACCAGGGGCAGGAGGTGGACCTGGCCCCACCCTGGATCCGGAGAGACCTCAGACAGGCGATCCGCGAGGAAACCGGCATCAATATCGAAGACCACGGCGACATCGAGAGCCTACACCGGGCCATCCTCGACATCGGCGGCCGGCCGGAGCCCAAGCCGACTATGGGCAAACTGGTAGACTACCTGATCGAGGGCTACGTCGAGCCCAGGTTGATACAGCCGACCTTCCTCATGGACTACCCGGTGGAGATATCTCCCCTGGCCAAGCGCGTCCCCGGCAGCGAGGGATGGGTGGAGCGGTTCGAGGGTTTCGTCGCCGGGATGGAGCTCTGTAACGCCTTCACGGAGTTGAACGACCCGGTCGAGCAATACGAGCGCTTCCGGGCTCAGCGGCGGGATTTCGAGGCCGGAGATGAAGAAGCTCACCAGATGGACGAGGACTTCCTTCTCGCCCTCAGCTACGGTATGCCACCCACCGGCGGGTTCGGCATGGGGATAGACCGGCTGGTGATGCTGCTCACCGACCGCCCATCCATCCGCGAGGTTCTGCTGTTCCCTCACATGCGCAGCCTGGGCTGA
- a CDS encoding FAD-binding protein: MTKKKEVSRRVSRRQFTRGAALGAVGAAAAALGGSAEAQGVTAAVPWSPTKWDYETDVVICGMGFAGQAAAIEADRAGAEVIILEKGDEDHCGGNSRVCGQGFVAPSPAIWEGYTEYLKRATTGEGFPQTDEWIQFFLEEGYKNLEWFRELGAEPVSAPPPFGQGGWIPFFPHFPGADDVASEPSFYWLDPELGPGRNWYFLDTYIKEKTKVTIMYETPVKRLIQVPVTREILGVVAEKDGEEVFVKARRGVVVCTGGYEYNEQMIRDYIHIPAFLSQGSPLNTGEGIKMCMAAGADLRNMGAFAAPSGLATRFPDYESAIPVALPQAGACIMVGANNRRWRDEYRKAKTGIQNKDVAWKEGTFNMVGSIVEGGKYVRDKYPLPIHMIFNEEARLSGKLFGSSMSWADNIEGYKCSENNEVEVEKGWVVKADTIRELAEKIGRDPDQLEDTIKRWNDSCKAGKDLEFDTGDPNFTSYDRPPDLLVPFTEGPFYAVELFPACLNTQGGMVRDTGGHVLDTEGKPIPRLYAAGENGGFWNHLYQCMSNVGADCYAMGRIAGTNAANEKPWG, encoded by the coding sequence GTGACAAAGAAGAAGGAAGTGTCTCGCAGAGTATCCAGAAGGCAATTCACCAGAGGCGCAGCTCTGGGTGCTGTAGGTGCAGCTGCCGCCGCACTCGGCGGCTCCGCCGAGGCTCAGGGCGTCACCGCAGCGGTTCCGTGGAGCCCTACGAAGTGGGACTACGAAACAGACGTGGTCATCTGCGGCATGGGCTTTGCCGGCCAAGCTGCGGCCATCGAGGCCGACCGGGCCGGAGCCGAAGTGATAATCCTGGAGAAGGGCGATGAGGACCACTGTGGCGGCAACAGCAGGGTCTGCGGTCAGGGCTTCGTCGCCCCATCTCCCGCCATCTGGGAGGGATACACCGAGTACCTGAAGCGCGCCACCACCGGCGAGGGGTTCCCCCAGACCGACGAGTGGATCCAGTTCTTCCTGGAGGAAGGCTACAAGAACCTCGAGTGGTTCCGCGAGCTCGGGGCGGAGCCGGTGAGCGCCCCGCCGCCCTTTGGCCAGGGTGGTTGGATCCCGTTCTTCCCCCACTTCCCCGGGGCAGATGACGTCGCTTCCGAGCCATCGTTCTACTGGCTGGATCCCGAGCTGGGTCCAGGGCGGAACTGGTACTTCCTGGACACTTACATCAAGGAGAAGACCAAAGTCACCATCATGTATGAGACCCCCGTCAAGCGTCTCATACAGGTTCCGGTGACCAGAGAGATCCTGGGTGTGGTAGCGGAGAAGGACGGCGAGGAGGTCTTCGTCAAGGCCAGAAGAGGCGTCGTGGTCTGCACCGGTGGGTACGAGTACAATGAGCAGATGATCCGCGACTACATTCACATCCCAGCCTTCCTCAGCCAGGGCAGCCCCCTGAACACGGGCGAAGGTATCAAGATGTGCATGGCCGCCGGCGCAGACCTGCGCAACATGGGCGCCTTCGCCGCCCCATCCGGCCTCGCCACCAGGTTCCCGGACTACGAATCGGCCATCCCCGTCGCTCTGCCTCAGGCTGGCGCTTGCATCATGGTGGGTGCCAACAACAGGCGCTGGCGGGACGAGTACAGAAAGGCCAAGACAGGCATCCAGAACAAGGACGTGGCGTGGAAAGAGGGTACGTTCAACATGGTGGGCTCCATCGTCGAGGGCGGCAAGTACGTCCGCGACAAGTACCCCTTACCCATACATATGATATTCAATGAGGAAGCCCGGCTGAGTGGGAAGCTGTTCGGCAGTTCCATGAGCTGGGCCGACAACATCGAGGGTTACAAGTGCAGCGAGAACAATGAGGTCGAGGTAGAGAAGGGCTGGGTGGTCAAGGCCGATACCATCCGCGAGTTGGCGGAGAAGATCGGGCGCGACCCAGACCAGTTGGAAGACACCATCAAACGCTGGAACGACTCCTGCAAGGCCGGCAAGGATCTGGAGTTCGACACGGGAGACCCCAACTTCACTTCATATGACCGGCCGCCAGACCTCCTAGTACCGTTCACTGAGGGCCCGTTCTATGCGGTGGAGCTCTTCCCCGCGTGCCTGAACACCCAGGGCGGCATGGTCCGCGACACGGGTGGCCATGTGCTGGACACCGAGGGCAAGCCCATCCCCAGGCTGTATGCCGCCGGCGAGAACGGTGGGTTCTGGAACCACCTCTACCAGTGCATGTCGAACGTCGGCGCGGACTGCTACGCCATGGGCCGCATAGCCGGAACGAACGCTGCCAACGAGAAACCGTGGGGCTAG
- a CDS encoding M23 family metallopeptidase yields the protein MEGRRRPHLWRWSKRVRTLINERWGSRDSDSRRYALHVAILVTVSALWLLPKDTSSLLAISLPQKPEYLRAAVALDDQVLASRGVRQQAVVRPRMVLDRLAVVRTTEGRYPQYEPSLYVVQPGDTLSAVAQAFGLSQKTLIWANESLVQQQDLLSVGQQLVILPMDGALHRVAEGDTLQSVAEKYRVSPDDIARYPGNVLEADQRLVVGALLVVPNAYLPDPPARVVPTAVPARPVVQQAKVAEPAPGTGALIWPLSGLITQGYSGYHPAIDIHTKAGVPVVAADAGTVTLVSWQNYGYGYHVIVDHGGGRETLYAHLSAISVEAGEVVKQGQEVGAVGSTGRSTGPHLHFEVRQDGVHRNPFSYLP from the coding sequence ATGGAAGGTCGGCGACGGCCTCACCTCTGGCGATGGTCGAAGCGTGTCCGCACCCTCATCAACGAACGCTGGGGGAGCAGAGACTCCGATAGCAGGCGATATGCCCTTCACGTCGCTATTCTGGTGACGGTGTCGGCATTGTGGTTGCTGCCGAAGGACACCTCCTCGCTCCTTGCAATATCTCTTCCGCAGAAGCCTGAGTATCTCCGTGCCGCAGTGGCCCTGGACGACCAGGTTCTGGCCTCTCGCGGTGTGCGCCAGCAGGCCGTCGTTCGGCCGCGCATGGTGCTCGATCGCCTGGCGGTAGTGAGGACGACAGAGGGCCGCTATCCCCAGTATGAGCCCAGCCTTTACGTGGTGCAGCCAGGTGACACCCTCTCTGCTGTGGCTCAGGCTTTCGGGCTTTCCCAGAAGACACTGATCTGGGCCAATGAATCGCTGGTACAACAGCAGGATCTCCTGTCGGTGGGGCAGCAATTGGTGATCCTGCCGATGGACGGCGCCCTCCATCGGGTGGCGGAGGGTGACACCCTGCAGAGCGTAGCCGAGAAGTACCGCGTGTCTCCCGATGACATCGCCCGTTATCCTGGCAACGTGCTGGAGGCGGACCAACGCCTGGTGGTGGGGGCACTTCTGGTGGTCCCGAACGCCTACCTCCCTGATCCGCCGGCCAGAGTGGTACCGACCGCGGTGCCGGCGCGCCCCGTGGTGCAGCAGGCGAAGGTGGCAGAACCGGCCCCCGGCACGGGCGCTCTGATCTGGCCCCTCAGTGGCCTGATCACCCAGGGCTATAGCGGTTACCACCCAGCCATTGACATTCACACCAAAGCGGGCGTGCCGGTGGTGGCGGCCGATGCTGGGACGGTCACACTGGTGTCGTGGCAGAACTACGGCTATGGCTACCACGTGATTGTGGACCACGGCGGCGGCAGGGAGACTCTGTACGCCCACCTGAGCGCCATCAGCGTGGAGGCGGGCGAGGTGGTGAAGCAGGGGCAAGAGGTGGGGGCGGTGGGGTCAACCGGCCGGTCCACCGGGCCGCATCTACACTTCGAGGTGCGCCAGGACGGCGTGCACCGAAACCCGTTCTCGTACTTGCCCTGA
- the rho gene encoding transcription termination factor Rho, translating to MDIAQLEEKTLSELRTLARDYGIARFSRKKKDELVIELLKANAERQGYAFGGGVLDVVQDGIGFLRSRKLLPSSDDVYVSQSQIRRFGLRTGDLVVGQVRPPKDSEKYYGLLRVEAVNGMDPEVARARPNFDDLVATFPTELLNLETSPDILTTRMINMFAPIGRGQRGLIVSPPKAGKTTILKHIANAISANYDDVHLIVVLVGERPEEVTDMDRSVDAEVVASTFDDEVENHCRVAEMALNRAKRLVETGKDVVILLDSITRLARAYNLVVPPSSRTLSGGLDPSALYPPKRFFGAARNTEEGSSLTIVATCLVETGSRMDDVIYEEFKGTGNMELHLSRRLQERRVFPAIDIDRSGTRREELLLDADTLSRVWTLRKMVSALGGGTEATELILDRLRKTSSNREFLLTLNKEAI from the coding sequence GTGGACATTGCTCAACTAGAAGAAAAGACTCTTAGTGAACTGCGCACCCTGGCGCGCGACTACGGGATCGCGCGCTTCAGCCGCAAGAAGAAGGACGAACTGGTCATCGAGCTGTTGAAAGCCAATGCCGAGCGCCAAGGGTACGCCTTCGGCGGGGGCGTGTTGGACGTCGTCCAGGACGGGATCGGCTTCCTGCGCTCGCGCAAGCTCCTCCCTAGTTCCGATGACGTGTACGTCTCGCAGTCACAGATCCGTCGCTTCGGACTGCGCACTGGGGACCTGGTGGTAGGGCAGGTCAGGCCACCCAAGGACTCGGAGAAGTACTATGGCCTGCTGCGGGTCGAGGCGGTCAATGGCATGGACCCCGAGGTGGCCCGAGCTCGGCCGAACTTCGACGACCTGGTGGCTACTTTCCCCACTGAGCTTCTGAACCTGGAGACCTCGCCCGATATCCTCACCACCCGCATGATCAACATGTTCGCTCCCATCGGCCGGGGCCAGCGCGGGCTGATCGTCTCTCCGCCCAAGGCCGGCAAGACCACCATCCTGAAGCACATCGCCAACGCCATATCTGCGAATTACGACGACGTGCACCTCATAGTGGTGCTGGTGGGCGAGCGTCCCGAGGAAGTGACGGACATGGACCGCTCGGTAGACGCAGAGGTGGTGGCCTCTACCTTCGATGACGAGGTGGAGAATCACTGTCGGGTAGCCGAGATGGCTCTTAACCGGGCCAAGCGGCTGGTGGAGACGGGCAAGGACGTGGTTATCCTGTTGGACAGCATCACCCGCCTGGCGCGAGCCTATAACCTGGTCGTGCCCCCTTCCAGCCGTACGCTTTCCGGCGGCCTGGATCCGTCCGCCCTGTATCCGCCAAAGCGGTTCTTCGGCGCCGCGCGCAACACCGAGGAGGGGAGCAGCCTCACCATCGTGGCCACCTGCCTCGTAGAGACGGGCAGCCGCATGGACGACGTGATCTACGAGGAGTTCAAGGGCACCGGCAACATGGAGCTGCATTTGAGCCGCCGGCTGCAGGAACGGCGGGTGTTCCCGGCCATAGACATTGATCGCTCCGGCACCCGGCGCGAAGAGCTCCTCCTGGATGCGGATACGCTGAGCCGGGTGTGGACCCTGCGCAAGATGGTCTCGGCCTTGGGTGGAGGCACTGAAGCTACCGAGCTGATCCTGGATCGGCTGCGGAAGACCTCCAGCAACCGGGAGTTCCTGCTCACGCTCAACAAAGAGGCCATATAG
- a CDS encoding AAA family ATPase, whose protein sequence is MPREDYAISAEQLRRVCDPSQFDFSSTAELAPSDEVIGQDRAVRAISFGIDIESPGYHMYALGPTGTGKTTLVRKFLSRKAQEQPVPDDWCYVNNFDDSDLPRAVRLPAGKGQQLRADMDRFVDELRVEIPRALESEQYQQEHERIDLEFARRRQELLRELQEEAEARRFRLLQTPQGLGFAPVLDGEVMTPDQFAALDEDTRQRIEEAQRELQEALHERLRRIPQLQKEARERLQELDRRTVGFAVSHLVDELKEKYREFEDVIRFLDEAQADIQENAEAFRQMEQLEEARQQIPFGRLLDVQENRFDRYRANLLVDNSGLTGAPVILESNPNYYNLVGRVEHQVQFGALITNFTMIRAGALHRANGGYLILNARDVLSKPFAWDALKRALQDKEIVIETMGEEMRVVSTRTLQPEPIPLDVKVILIGDPILYYMLYALDEDFQELFKVKADFATEMDWGPECPTQYARFIGTVCHEEGLRHFAPSGVARVVEQAARVVSDQNKLAVRFGDVVDLVRQANYWAGQNGNELIEAADVQRAIDEMIYRSNRIEERLRELIEDDVIMIDTEGSVVGQVNGISVVPMGDYAFGRPSRITARTAMGRAGVVNIDREIGLGGRIHNKGVMILAGYLQGKYAEEVPLTLSASITFEQMYEEVEGDSASSAELYSLLSSLSGFPITQELAVTGSVNQLGQVQAIGGVNEKIEGFYDVCRAKGLTGSQGVLVPRSNVQNLMLRQDLVKAVEEGRFHIYAVSTVDEGIEILTGKPAGERDAEGRYPEGTVNYAVQERLRQLAEREREFRRTEGEEAENEDPQKS, encoded by the coding sequence ATGCCGAGAGAAGACTACGCCATTAGCGCCGAGCAGTTGCGTCGCGTGTGTGACCCGTCGCAGTTCGATTTCTCCAGCACGGCAGAGCTGGCCCCTTCGGACGAAGTCATCGGGCAGGATCGGGCTGTCAGAGCCATCTCGTTCGGCATAGACATCGAGAGCCCTGGCTATCACATGTACGCCTTGGGACCGACGGGCACGGGGAAGACCACCCTTGTGCGCAAGTTCCTGAGCCGCAAGGCGCAAGAGCAGCCGGTGCCGGATGACTGGTGCTACGTCAACAACTTTGACGACTCGGACCTTCCTCGCGCTGTGCGGCTACCCGCTGGCAAAGGGCAGCAACTGCGCGCCGACATGGATCGTTTCGTAGACGAGCTCCGGGTGGAAATCCCGCGGGCGCTGGAGAGCGAGCAGTACCAGCAGGAGCACGAGCGGATAGATCTGGAGTTCGCCCGCCGGCGCCAGGAGTTGCTCCGAGAGCTGCAGGAGGAGGCGGAGGCGCGCCGATTCCGGCTGCTTCAGACGCCGCAGGGACTCGGCTTCGCCCCCGTGTTGGACGGGGAAGTCATGACCCCAGACCAGTTCGCGGCGCTGGACGAGGACACCCGCCAGCGCATCGAGGAAGCCCAGCGCGAGCTTCAAGAGGCACTGCACGAGCGACTCAGACGGATTCCTCAGTTGCAGAAGGAAGCCCGCGAGCGGCTACAAGAACTGGACCGCCGCACCGTCGGGTTTGCTGTCAGTCACCTGGTGGACGAGCTGAAGGAGAAGTACCGGGAGTTCGAGGATGTTATCCGATTTCTGGACGAAGCCCAGGCCGACATCCAGGAGAACGCCGAAGCATTCAGGCAGATGGAGCAGCTAGAGGAGGCCAGACAGCAGATCCCCTTCGGCCGTCTGCTGGACGTGCAGGAGAACCGGTTTGACCGCTACCGGGCCAACTTGTTGGTGGACAATAGCGGGCTCACGGGCGCACCCGTCATCCTGGAGAGCAACCCCAACTACTACAATCTCGTCGGGCGGGTCGAGCATCAAGTGCAGTTCGGGGCCCTGATCACCAACTTCACCATGATCCGGGCTGGGGCTCTGCATCGAGCCAACGGCGGCTACCTGATCCTCAACGCCCGCGATGTGCTCAGCAAGCCGTTCGCCTGGGATGCGCTCAAGCGGGCGCTTCAGGATAAGGAGATCGTCATCGAGACCATGGGCGAGGAGATGCGCGTGGTCTCCACCCGTACTCTGCAGCCGGAGCCCATCCCGCTGGACGTCAAAGTGATCCTGATCGGCGATCCAATCCTCTACTACATGCTCTATGCCCTGGACGAGGACTTCCAGGAGCTTTTCAAGGTCAAGGCCGACTTCGCCACTGAGATGGACTGGGGGCCGGAGTGCCCCACGCAGTACGCCCGCTTCATCGGCACCGTGTGCCACGAGGAGGGGTTGCGTCACTTTGCTCCCTCAGGAGTGGCGCGGGTGGTGGAGCAGGCAGCTCGAGTGGTGTCGGATCAGAACAAACTGGCGGTGCGGTTCGGCGATGTGGTGGACCTGGTGCGACAGGCCAACTACTGGGCGGGGCAGAACGGCAATGAGCTGATAGAGGCTGCAGACGTGCAGCGCGCCATAGACGAAATGATCTACCGCTCCAACCGGATAGAGGAGCGGCTGCGCGAGCTCATCGAAGACGACGTGATCATGATCGACACCGAGGGCTCGGTGGTCGGTCAGGTGAATGGAATCTCCGTGGTGCCGATGGGGGACTACGCTTTCGGCAGGCCGTCGCGCATCACGGCCCGCACTGCCATGGGCCGGGCTGGCGTGGTCAACATAGACCGCGAGATCGGGTTAGGGGGGCGCATCCATAACAAGGGCGTGATGATCCTGGCGGGGTATCTGCAGGGGAAGTACGCGGAAGAGGTGCCTCTGACGCTGAGCGCCAGCATCACTTTCGAGCAGATGTACGAGGAGGTCGAAGGCGACAGCGCCAGCTCGGCGGAGCTCTACTCTCTGCTCTCCAGCCTATCCGGGTTCCCCATCACCCAGGAATTGGCTGTGACTGGATCTGTGAACCAGCTGGGCCAGGTCCAGGCCATCGGCGGAGTGAACGAGAAGATCGAGGGGTTCTACGACGTGTGCCGGGCCAAGGGGCTGACGGGCAGCCAGGGCGTGCTTGTGCCTCGCAGCAACGTCCAGAATCTGATGTTGCGGCAAGACCTGGTGAAGGCGGTGGAGGAGGGAAGGTTCCACATCTACGCCGTCTCCACCGTGGACGAGGGCATCGAGATACTGACGGGCAAGCCCGCCGGTGAGCGGGATGCCGAGGGCCGATATCCCGAGGGTACGGTCAACTATGCTGTCCAGGAGCGTCTGCGGCAGCTGGCGGAAAGGGAGCGGGAGTTCCGCCGGACGGAGGGAGAGGAAGCGGAGAACGAAGACCCTCAGAAGTCGTGA
- a CDS encoding response regulator transcription factor, whose protein sequence is MQSKKVLVVDDDPKMHRLLEYALTQAGAEVFIATDGEEGLRSFYARRPDLVILDLMMPNMDGWQTCRRIRELSEVPILILTARGREEDVLRGFEYGADDYVTKPFSLRVLVARVQALLHRASLPPISEKPVTYKDDYLTIDLGDNRVLVNGEPARLTATEYRLLAYLVENAGRVLSSRQILEKVWGWEYTDDVDYVRVYIWHLRQKLEPDAKNPRYLVTEHGLGYRFEKQSPS, encoded by the coding sequence ATGCAGAGCAAGAAGGTGCTGGTGGTTGACGACGACCCCAAGATGCACCGCCTGCTGGAGTACGCCCTGACGCAGGCCGGAGCGGAGGTCTTCATCGCCACCGACGGGGAGGAGGGACTACGCAGCTTCTACGCGCGCCGGCCCGACCTCGTGATTCTTGACCTGATGATGCCCAACATGGATGGGTGGCAGACCTGCCGCCGGATCCGGGAGCTATCGGAGGTGCCCATCCTGATCTTGACCGCGCGAGGACGGGAAGAGGACGTTCTGCGCGGGTTTGAGTACGGAGCGGATGACTACGTCACCAAGCCTTTCAGCCTCAGGGTGTTGGTGGCGCGGGTGCAGGCTCTCCTGCACCGGGCCTCGCTGCCGCCCATCTCGGAGAAACCGGTCACCTACAAGGACGACTACCTGACCATAGATCTGGGCGACAACCGGGTGTTGGTGAACGGCGAACCTGCCCGCCTGACGGCCACGGAGTACCGGCTGCTGGCCTACCTGGTGGAGAACGCGGGCAGGGTGCTGTCCTCCCGGCAGATCCTGGAGAAGGTGTGGGGCTGGGAGTACACCGACGACGTGGACTACGTCCGGGTCTACATCTGGCACCTGCGCCAGAAGCTGGAGCCGGACGCCAAGAACCCCAGATACCTGGTCACCGAGCACGGGTTGGGCTACCGCTTCGAGAAGCAATCCCCCAGTTGA
- a CDS encoding Ig-like domain repeat protein codes for MLKLNGEGAYRWHTFYGGSGDDHGGAIVLDGGGNIYVAGVSDATWNGPDGEAPLNAFSSIQHTSDIVVVKTSPKDRSTTIVTSSANPSSFGQSVTFTATVTSGVGTPTGMVTFKDGGVTLGTGSLNGSGVATYATSALAVGNHAITAEYSGDGNYLGSASDTLAQVVNKAGTTTTLQSSANPSTLGEEVTFTATVSGAGSTPTGSITFKDGGVTLGSGSLNGSGVATYSTSALAGGSHSITAEYGGDETYLGSSDTLEQTVNKAATTTTLQSSLNPSTFGEEITFAATVTSGVGTPTGSITFKDGGTTLDTVSLVGGVATYSTSALAVGNHSITAEYSGDGNYLASTGTLEQVVQMALWLPCVHVSHSAG; via the coding sequence GTGCTGAAGCTCAATGGTGAGGGCGCCTACCGGTGGCACACCTTCTACGGCGGCAGCGGCGACGACCACGGCGGTGCCATCGTTTTGGACGGCGGTGGCAACATCTACGTGGCCGGCGTTAGCGACGCCACCTGGAATGGCCCGGATGGGGAAGCGCCCCTCAATGCCTTCAGCAGTATCCAACATACCAGTGACATCGTGGTAGTGAAGACGAGCCCTAAGGATAGGAGCACCACCATCGTGACCTCTTCCGCCAACCCCTCCAGCTTTGGCCAGTCCGTCACCTTCACGGCCACGGTCACTTCTGGGGTTGGCACGCCCACGGGCATGGTCACCTTCAAGGATGGCGGCGTTACCCTGGGCACGGGCAGCCTCAACGGCAGCGGCGTGGCCACCTATGCTACCTCGGCCCTTGCCGTGGGCAACCACGCCATCACTGCCGAGTACTCAGGCGACGGTAACTACCTGGGCAGCGCGAGCGACACACTTGCGCAGGTGGTGAACAAGGCGGGCACGACCACGACACTGCAGTCCTCGGCCAATCCGTCCACCCTTGGCGAGGAGGTCACCTTCACGGCCACGGTGAGTGGTGCAGGTAGCACACCCACGGGCAGCATCACCTTCAAGGATGGCGGCGTTACCCTGGGCAGCGGCAGCCTCAACGGCAGCGGCGTGGCCACCTACAGCACCTCAGCTCTTGCGGGGGGCAGCCACAGCATCACTGCCGAGTACGGCGGCGATGAGACTTACCTGGGCAGCAGCGACACGCTTGAGCAGACAGTAAACAAGGCGGCCACCACCACGACACTGCAATCCTCGCTCAATCCGTCCACCTTCGGCGAGGAGATCACCTTCGCGGCCACGGTCACTTCTGGGGTTGGCACGCCCACGGGCAGCATCACCTTCAAAGATGGCGGCACCACCCTGGACACAGTCTCGCTCGTTGGTGGTGTAGCCACCTACAGCACCTCAGCTCTTGCCGTGGGCAACCACAGCATCACTGCCGAGTACTCAGGCGACGGCAACTACCTGGCCAGCACAGGCACGCTCGAGCAGGTGGTGCAGATGGCACTATGGCTACCATGCGTACATGTTTCACACTCAGCGGGATAA
- a CDS encoding sigma-70 family RNA polymerase sigma factor, with amino-acid sequence MIEQEARLVKQALEGDRSAFGDLVRLHQRSVRSLAYRLCGDAALADDAAQETFLRAWRALARYEHRDSMRNWLLRIVTNVVTDSLRQPQPADLDPSDLPSPEESPWEATERHELRARVRQAVLNLPPAARAALILREFEGFSYAEIAEVLDVPVGTVMSRLHYARQALRRTLAPEMEAR; translated from the coding sequence GTGATCGAGCAGGAAGCCCGGCTGGTCAAACAGGCGCTCGAGGGCGACAGAAGCGCCTTCGGCGATTTGGTGCGTCTGCATCAGCGATCGGTCCGAAGCCTTGCGTACCGCCTCTGTGGCGACGCCGCCTTGGCCGACGACGCTGCCCAGGAGACCTTCCTGCGGGCCTGGCGGGCTCTGGCGAGGTACGAACATCGGGATTCTATGCGCAACTGGCTCCTGCGCATCGTCACCAACGTGGTCACCGATTCGCTCCGCCAGCCGCAGCCGGCCGACCTCGATCCGAGCGACCTTCCATCGCCGGAGGAGTCGCCTTGGGAGGCCACGGAGCGGCACGAGCTTCGGGCCCGGGTGCGACAGGCGGTGCTGAACCTGCCGCCCGCCGCACGGGCGGCCCTGATCCTGAGGGAGTTCGAGGGCTTCAGCTATGCCGAGATCGCTGAAGTGCTGGACGTCCCGGTGGGGACCGTGATGTCCCGCCTGCACTACGCTCGTCAGGCCCTGCGTCGGACACTGGCACCCGAGATGGAGGCGCGATGA